The DNA window ACTACGAGCGTCGCTTCCAGAGCGCAGACCTCTCGGGTCGGGTGGCGATCGTGACCGGCGCGCGCGTCAAGATCGGCTACCAGGCGGCCATCAAGCTGCTCCGGGCGGGCGCCGAGGTGATCGTGACCACGCGCTTCGCGCACGACGCCGCCGCTCGCTACGCGCGCGAGGAGGACTTCGAGGACTGGCGGGGTCGGCTGTCGATCTACGGGCTGGATCTGCGGCACACGCCGAGCGTGGAGCGCTTCTGCGCCCACGTGCGCGAGACGCGCGACCGGCTCGACTTCCTGCTCAACAACGCGTGCCAGACCGTGCGTCGGCCCGCGGGCTTCTACCGTCACCTGCTCGAGGGCGAGCAGACCGCGCAGCTCCCCGCCGAGGCGCGCTCCCTGCTCGAAGGCCACGAGGCGCTCGTGCGAGAAGAGGCGACCCTCCCCGACGCCGCCGCGCTGGCGCAGGTGGCGCTCTTGCCCGAGGACGTCGGGCGAGATCTGCGCCTCTTCCCGGCGGGGCAGCTGGACCTCGACGGACAGCAAGTCGACTTGCGAGGCCGCAACAGCTGGCGGCTCGCGCTCGACGAGGTCTCCACGGTCGAGCTGCTCGAGGTGCAGCTGGTCAACGCGATCGCGCCGTACGTGCTCAACGGTCGGCTGCGGGCGCTCATGCAGCAGACGCCGGAGCGCGACAAGCACATCGTCAACGTCAGCGCGATGGAGGGGCAGTTCTACCGCCGCTTCAAGACCGACCGGCACCCGCACACCAACATGGCCAAGGCGGCGCTCAACATGATGACGCGCACGTCGGCCGCGGACTACCTCGCTGACGGCATCCACATGAACAGCGTCGACACCGGCTGGATCACCGACGAGGATCCGGCGGCGATCGCGGCCGCGAAGACCGAGGTG is part of the Sandaracinaceae bacterium genome and encodes:
- a CDS encoding SDR family oxidoreductase; this encodes MNGDDTAGRLEACRETLEAIAADRTLLDALPETSRRALLEAAGRVTHPIKAELRAAAKKRHRAKKREKRARDEAILSSTGIRKGRTATMYETPPALPPTLPESVEAPQLGEERKCYICKTRFRETHRFYDSMCVPCGELNYERRFQSADLSGRVAIVTGARVKIGYQAAIKLLRAGAEVIVTTRFAHDAAARYAREEDFEDWRGRLSIYGLDLRHTPSVERFCAHVRETRDRLDFLLNNACQTVRRPAGFYRHLLEGEQTAQLPAEARSLLEGHEALVREEATLPDAAALAQVALLPEDVGRDLRLFPAGQLDLDGQQVDLRGRNSWRLALDEVSTVELLEVQLVNAIAPYVLNGRLRALMQQTPERDKHIVNVSAMEGQFYRRFKTDRHPHTNMAKAALNMMTRTSAADYLADGIHMNSVDTGWITDEDPAAIAAAKTEVHGFHPPLDIVDGAARIVDPIFQGFLTGEHAYGLFLKDYQPVPW